The following is a genomic window from Moorella sp. Hama-1.
GGCCCGGCGTGCCTACGATAATATGGGGCCTTTTCTTCAGGGCCTTGAGCTGCCGGTTAATATCCTGCCCACCATAAATAGGTAAGGTGCGGATACTCTTGAATTGCCCAATGCGGTTCAACTCCTCGGCCACCTGCACCGCCAGTTCCCGGGTAGGGGTGATCACAATCCCCTGGATTTGTTCCGCCTCGACCGCGATTCTTTCCACCATAGGTATGCCGTAGGCCGCCGTTTTCCCGGTACCGGTTTGCGCCTGGCCAATTAGATCCACCCCTGCCAGGGCGACCGGGATAGTCTGCATCTGGATGGGCGTCGGTTCTTCAAACCCCATATTAGCGATTGCCTGCAGGACCGGTTGGCCCAATCCTAGTTCTGTAAAGGTTACCAAAAAACATTATCTCCTTTGCTGCGGGTATAATTTTTTTCCGGATATGTCCGGCCTTATTATAACCCAAAAATAAACTCCTCTACCCGTTAGTAGAGGAGTTCCCTCGCCTTAATTAGTAGCGGTTGTTGTTTTTGCTGAAGCAATCCCGGCAATACACCGGGCGATCACCGCGGGGATGAAACGGCACTTCTGTTTCCGCTCCACAGGCGGCGCAGGTTGCCTTGTACATTTCCCTGGGGCCACGATTATCCCCACGGCCAAAGCCGTTGCCGTTCCGCTTGCGGGCGGCGCGGCACTGGGGACAGCGACCCGGCTCATTGGTAAAACCTTTCTCGGCATAAAACCCCTGTTCGGAAGCCGAGAAAATAAATTCGCCGCCACAATCACGGCAGGTAAGGGTTTTGTCTTCGTACATAATTAAATCCTCCTCATATTTTTGCTCCAATGGTTCAGGGAATTAAATTTATCTCCCTTCACCAGAAAAGCATTGAGAAGGATAAATAAATTTTACCCTACCAGACCAATTGATAAGCTAATATTGATTATAACCCACCTTTAACCAAAGGTAAAGTAGTAATTCAAATTATTTTTAGCTGATCGCAGGCCGCGGATTATCATCGCTGGTGATTATTATGTGGGCAGTCTACGAAGCGGTAGCTACACGGCTCACTAACCTGCTTGGATTGCCAATGCCTGCTGGGAGCATAATCTACAAGGTGAGGTATCCGTCGCTTGACATCTTTAAACCAGGATTTCAATGTACTCCGTCAACCCCCATGCGAAAAATCTTCCGGTAATGCTCGGATAAACCCCGGGCCCGGAGAACGCCACCCCGGGTGCGGGCGTGGCGTAAAAGATTGATGAGCTGGGCGATGCCGGCGCTATTGATATAGTCCACCGCGCTGAAGTCCAGCAAAATGGCCGCTGGCCAGGGGTTCAAATCCAGCAGGGCGGTAAAGATAGCCGCCCTTTCATTGCCGGCGACGGCGCCGAGGCGCAGCGCGGCCAATTTGGTCGTCTTGCGGCCCATCCAATTCACCCCCGCCTGTCTGCTTGAGCTGCTGGTAGAGTTTTTGGAGCTCCGGGGCAGGTTCTACCCCCAGGGTCGTCGCCAGGTAACGAGCGTAGTGCTGGTAACACTCCAGGGCGCGATTCTTCCTGCCGGTCCGGGCCAGCAGGTCCATGGCCTGTTCCAGGGCTTCTTCATTTCCTGGATCTAGCTCCAGGATCTCCAGCCAGAGGGCCAGGGAACCAGCCGCTCCCCCCCGGTCAGTGGCGGCCGCCGCCAGGCGGGCCAGGGCTTCCAGGTACATCTGGTGGATGCCCTCCCGCAGGGGCGTCAGCCAGATTTCCTCGGCCACCCCGGCCAGGAGTTCGCCGCCATAAAGGCTCCTGGCCTGGCGGCAGCATTCCAGGGCCTGCTGGCGGTCCTCCCCCCAGTGGACCCTGGCGGCCTGGATGCAGGCCCGGAACTGTTGCAGGTCACTGCCGGCCACCAGCTCCGGCTGCAAGCCGATGTTCCCCTGGTGCAGGGTCAGGTAGGCAGGCGCGGTCTCCAGACCGGCGTTTAAGGCCCGCCGCAGGGTATGCAGGGTCACATGCAGGGCGTTGGCCCCGGCCTCTTCACCCCAGAAGAGTTCCACTAATTTATCCCGGGGAACCCGCCAGTGGGGCTGCAGAGCCAGGTACTGGAGGATGGCCGCCGCCTTGCGCCGTGGCCAGGTATGGACGGCCAGCATCTCCTCCCCCCGCCGGACGGCGAATTCGCCCAAAAGGCGAAAATAGAGACGGGGGCCGGCTACTGCCTCCCCGTTCGCGGAGGGGACAGGGCCGCCCCTTAATTGACCCTCGAGCCGGGTAACCTGCCGGCACCAGGCCAGGAGCAAGGGCTCCCCCAGCAGGCCGGCCAACTTTTCCGCCCGTTGCCAGTCCCGGCCGGCGGCGGCGAAATCACCGCCGGTGTAGTACCAGTACCCCCTTTCCAGTATAGCAAGGGGGGATTACGGCTCTCTTACAGATTTCTTACAACTGCTTCATTTTTGTTGTCCACGGCAAAATCAGTTCATGCTTGTTACTCCCACCATATACCGACTAAGATGGACAATGTAAGGTGTAAGGAAAAGAGTGGCGGGCAGGAAATTGTCGGGGCAATGACGGCCGGGTGAGCAGCCACGATGATTGGGCAGGCCACGAACTCGGCTATCACCCGGCCGTTCATAAATGCCAGGTCTCTCTTCCGGTCTCCCAGGCTGGTAAGACGTGCTTCGAAATTACTAACGCTGTAGTACTAATAAGTTAACTTTTCCGCTCCTCCCGCAGTAACCACATACGTATCCTCCACCCCCACGCTGCCGAGCCCAGGGAAGACAAACTTGGGCTCCAGGGCGAAGGCCATGCCCGCGGCCAGGACAGTCCGGTCCCCCCGGGCCAGCACCGGCCACTCGTTCAAGTCCAGGCCGACACCGTGACCGATGTAGGTTACCTGGCGGCCGTAGCCCATAAAGTGTTCCTGCAAACCGGCCCGGGCGGCCAGGGTCACGGCCAGGTCATAGAGCTCGCCGGCCGTTACTCCGGGCCGGGCCGCTGCCGCCACCCGGCCGGCAATCTCCAGGGCCACGTCCTGAGCCCGGCGTAAATCCGCCGGTACCTCCTTGCCCAGGTAGATCCTGGTCTGATCAACGGTGTAGTCGCCGTAAACCCCGGCGTAGTCAATGAGGAGGGGCTCCCCTTCCTCCCAGACGTGCTGGCTGGCTCCCATAGGGTACAGGGGTGAGAGGCCCAGACCGGCCAGGGGCAGGTTAAAGCAAGAAGTCCGGGCGGAATTGGCCCCGGCGGCCACCAGACCGGGACCCATGCCCTGCTCCTGACCCCGGAAGTGTTTCGCCCCCTGATGGCCCAGGCGGCGGGCGTAGCCTTCAAACTCGGCGGCAATGGCCAGTTCCGTCATCCCCGGCCGGATCCAGTTACCTATGTAGTGAAACACCTGGGCGTGCCTGGTGGCTGACCACCGCAGGGCCTCCAGTTCGGCCACTGTTTTGACCATCCGCTGCCGCCGCAGGATCTGGCCGATGTCGGCCCACTGGACGCCAGGCAGGAGGGCCTCATAACGGCGAAAGAGGTTCAAGGGTATCACGTCCATCTCCAGGCCCAGGCGCCGCAGGCTGGCCCAACCGGACTCCCGGAGCAGGCCGGGAAGTTCTTTAAAGCTACCCAGGGGCCTGACCTGCCAGGCGGATTCCTCCTGTGCCCGTTCGTAGTCCCGGTAAGCCAGGAGGAGAGGCTCCCCTGCCGCCGGTACGAAAAAATGGCCAGCCTGGGCCGTCCCGGTCAGATAGTACAGGTCAGTGGCCTGATAGATAATAGCGCCGTCGAGCCCCAGGGCTTGCAAGGACTCCTGAAAGCGGCCCAGGCGATTCTTGTATTCTATGTACTCCAGCTTTGCCATATAAACAGCCCCCTTTATCTAAGCTCGTTATTGTACACAAGATTTGCCAATATCATATCATATTACCAAGATTAATCCATCTAGGTAAGTATTGGAAGGAGACTTAAAAATGCCAGTCCCCGAAGCCACCGTCTCAAGCAATAACTTTAATTATCATCAGCATGTCCATGACCATAGCGGCAAGACCAGTTGCGAAATGGGCCATGCCCATATGCATCCCGGCGTAACTGGTTTACCCCGAGCGGTCAATAACAGCCATGAACATATCCTTCAAGGTATTACCACCTTTGATTATGGGCACACTCACTCCTTTTATGCGATAACCGGCCCGGCCATCGACCTGCCGGGAGGCATGCATACCCACTATGTCTACTTTGAAACCAATGAAGTTGACGGCCATCGTCACCGGGTACAGGACTTTGTCGTCCCTGCGGCAATGAGGTAGGGTTACCTGCGAAAAGATATAAAAAAACTCCTTCCTGAACCCCGGCCAGGAAGGAGTTTTTGCTGGTGCCTCAGGGCGGAATCGAACCGCCGACACGAGGATTTTCAGTCCTCTGCTCTACCAACTGAGCTACCGAGGCATGAATGGCGGAGCCGACGGGATTTGAACCCGCGATCTTCGGCGTGACAGGCCGACATGTTAAACCGCTACACTACGGCTCCCCTTATGGTGGGCAGTGGCAGGTTTGAACTGCCGACCCCCTGCTTGTAAGGCAGGTGCTCTCCCGCTGAGCTAACCGCCCCTGTGTACCTGCCGCGAAAAATATTATAGCACGGCAGCGGGAGCAAAGTCAAATATTTTTTCCTCCCCAGGCCAGGAGGGCTTCGCGGAGGATCTTGGCCGCCAGGATGGCGGTAATATCACTCCGATCGTAAGCCGGGCAGACCTCCACCAGGTCAAAGGCGACCACATTAGCGTCCTGTAAAAGCTGGATGGCTTTAAAGATCTCCCCCGGCTGGCAGCCCCCCGGTTCGGGGGTGCCAGTACCGGGGGCGTAGGCCGGGTCAACCACGTCGATGTCCAGGGTTACATATAACGGCCGTTGGCCCAGCTCTGGCACCAGTTTCGCCAGGGGCGACGTCATGGTATCCATAAAAAAGTTCGTCTCTTCCTGTGCGTAGGCAAATTCCCCCCAGGTGCCGGAGCGGATGCCGAACTGGTAGAGGCGGCCGGGACCGATTTCCTCCGCCACCAGGCGCATGACGGTGGCGTGGGAGAGCCTTTCCCCCAGATATTCCTCCCGCAGGTCGGCATGGGCGTCGAAGTGGAGGACGGCCAGTTCGGGGTAGTACCGGTGGGCTGCCCGGATGAGGGGGTAGCTGACTAAATGCTCGCCCCCCAGGAAGAAGGGCTTCTTGCCGGCGGCAAAAAGGGCGGCCGCCGCGGCCGCCATCCGTTCTAAACCGGCCTCCACCCGGCCAGGCGGCAGATCCAGATCGCCGGCGTCATAAAAGGGAATCTCCCCCAGTTCCCGCTGGAGGTAAGGGCTGTATTCCTCCAGGACCTCGGAGACGGCGCGAATGGCTCGGGGGCCCCAGCGGGTGCCGGGCCGGAAGCTGGTGGTGGCATCGAAGGGGATGCCGGCCAGGACCGCCCGGGCTGCTGCAAAGTCGTCAGTACTGGCCAGGAAGACCTGGCCCCTAGTAAATCCCTCGATGGTGCTGCCCGGGGCATGGGCGTCTAACATCAATCTTCCTCCGAAAATAGATTTCTACCAAAAGTGGTTGCGACTTACAGTAACCGCTGCGGGGCTGGCGCTACAGGTCTCCAGGCTCCTGTGGTTCTCGGCGAGCAAACTTGACGCTCGACCTCGCCTAAAACTCTTCTTCCTCCGGCGCCTCCAGGAATTCCAGAACGAAGGGCGGCAGGGAGAAGGCGGCCTGGTGAATGGCCGGTGTATAGTAGCGGGTCGTTATCTGGGGGGCCTGACGCCAGTCTACCCGCAGGGGATCATACTCCTTGCTCCCCAGGCTGAAGGACCAGAGGCCGCCCGGGTAGGTGGGCACCGTGGTCAGGTAGAGCCTGGCAATGGGGAAGATCTCCTGCAGGTCGCGCTGGATGCGGCGGATGAGCTTGCTATTAAAAAGCGGGGATTCCGTCTGAGCGACGAAGATGCCCTCTGGTTTCAGAGCCCGGAAGACATTACGGTAAAACTCGGCGCTAAAGAGGCCCACCGCCGGCCCGATGGGGTCGGTGGAATCGACGATAATCACGTCGTAGGTATTCTCCCGCTGGCGGATGTGCTCGATGCCGTCTTCGAAACGAATCTCCACCCGGGCGTCATCGAGGCCGCAGGCGATCTCCGGCAGGTACTCCCGGGCATTGGCCACCACCCGGGCGTCGATCTCCACCAGGGTGACCTTTTCAATGGAGGGGTGTTTGACAATCTCCCGCACGACACCCCCGTCACCGCCACCGATGACCAGGGCCGTACGGGGCTGGGGATGGGTATTCAGGGGCACGTGGGCGATCATCTCGTGGTAAAAGAATTCGTCCTTTACGGTCGTCTGGATAATATTGTCCAGGAGGAGCATGCGGCCGTAAGCTCCCGTATCTACTACGGCCAGCTCCTGATAGGGGGTTTTTTCATGATGCAGGGTTCGGTTCAGGCGCACGGAGATCGCCAGATCCGGCGTCTGTAGTTCGGAAAACCAGATACCGCGCAAAAGCTACCTCTCCTTTCTCCAGGGTGTAGTTTACCAAAAATCGCCCCTTACTACAAGTTCATCAGCCCTCAAGCAACTCCCATTCTCCTTTTCCGCACCCCTTCCCAGAGCAACATACGCCGCTGCAAAAAAACCGCTACCCATGCGCCATCAAGGCAATGGGTTCGCCGGCAAGCTGCTTGCAGCCCTTAAATAATACCCATTACTGCCTGGGCGATGCTGACGTTATGGGTATTCAGGCGCAGGAGCTGGTTAATGAGGTCCATATGGACGGAGGTAGTCTCCAGGCTGAGACGGTTCTCCCGCTGCAGGCGCTGGAAATGGGAGTAGCGCAGGTTTTTCTCCAGGCGCAGGATCTCCGGGTGGCCGCGGATGACCAGGGCGGCCAGGTGGCGGTCGTTGCTGGCAAAGGCCTCCAGGGCAGCGGTAAAGTTCTCCTGGACCTTATTAAACATCTCCTGGAGTTCGGCCTGCCCCTCGGGGGAAAACTCCACGCCGCTGTTCTCGATCTTGCGCCACTGGCGGGCCATCTCTACGGTAACGTCACCGATGTGCTCCAGGTCATTGGCAATATAAAGGAGCTGGGTCTGGGCTATCATCTGTTCCTCGCTCAGGTTATCCCGGTTCATATGGGCCAGGTAGCGGGCAATGGCCGCGTAAAGGTAGTCCAGGATGCCGTCTGTGCGGCGTAACTTCTCCACCAGGTCCACCTCCCGCTGGGCCAGGGGCTGCATGACCCGGGGGAACATCTCCTGCCGGATAATCCCGGCCATCCGCAGGAGCTCCTGGGTCACCCCGGCCAGGGCAAGTTCCGGCAGATCCAGGAGGGAATTGTCCAGGTATTTGGCTACCTTCTCCTCTTCCGGAGCGTTGGGTAGGAGCCTTTCCATCAGGCGACCCACCAGGGGGGTAAAGGGTATAAAGACCAGCATGTTGATAATATTGAACAGGGTATGGCCGTTGGCCACCTGGCGGGCAATATCCGGTGAGGTCAGGCGGGACAGGCCGGCATAGAGGCCCAGGAGGGGCAGGAAAAGGAGAACGCCGGCCAGTTTAAAAAAGAAATGGGCCAGGGCCACCCGCTTGGCCTCCCGGGAAAGGGCGATGCTGGAGATAAGGGCCGTGGCCGTGGTACCCAGATTGGCGCCCAGGACCAGGGCCAGGGCCGGTTCCAGGGCCAGGCTACCCTGGGCCGCCAGGGTCATGGCCACCACCACCGGTGCGGCGCTACCCTGGACAATGGCCGTAAAGAGGCTCGCCGCCACCATCATTAACCAGGGGTGGGCCGCCAGGCGGTCCAGGGTGGTGGTAAATTCCGGCAGGGTACCCAAGGGCGCGATGGCCGTACCCATAAGGGCGGCACCATAAAAAATAAGGCCAAACCCGAGGATGGCCTGACCCAGGTAACGCCAGCGCAGGCGCCGGGCGGCAAGGTAAGGGATGAGGCCGGCAACCACCGCCCAGAGGGCATAGTCGCTCAGGCGGAAGGCAATGAGCTGGGCGGTCAGGGTGGAGCCGATGGCTGCCCCCAGAATGACCCCCAGGGCCTGGCCTAGGCTCATGAGGCCGGCGCTGACAAAACCCACCAGGAGCACTGTGGTGACGGCGCTGGTTTGGAGAAATATAGTAACTACCAGCCCGGCCAGCATACCGTAGAAGCGGTTCCTGGTCACCGCTCCCAGGAGCTGCTGCACCTGGCGGGCGGCCGCTTTTTGCAGGCCGGTACTGATTAGATTCATGCCGTACAGAAAAAGGGCCAACCCGCCCAGGAGCCCCGTGGTAACGGTGAAAAACATCCCTTACCTCCCTTTTCTGTCTCGATAGAACCTCTTCCGTCTTTATCCATTGCTGGCACCGCCTGGCGGCGGGATAATCTTCTGGGGCCCCTGTATCTCTTTAAAGGCCCGGCGCCGGCCGGTCTCCCGGTAGACCACCATCTCGGCGACGTTAACGGCATGGTCGGCAATGCGCTCCAGGTAACGGGCCACCAGGGCCAGGTAACTGGCCTGGTCGACGTACTCCGGCCCCCTTTTCATGTAGGCTACCAGTTCGTCGTAGAGGGCTTCAAAGAGGCGGTCGACGGCATCGTCGGCCGCCACCACTTCCCGGGCTATCTCCAGGTTGCGCTCGACCAGGGCCTGGAGGCTCCTGCGGAGCATGGCCCGGGCCAGGTTACTCATGTGGGGGATATCCACCAGGGGCTTAAAATATGGTCCCAGTTTGGCCAGGCGCCCGGCCACCTCGGCTATGTTGACGGCATAGTCGCCAATGCGCTCTAGTTCCCTACTCACCCGCATGACTGTGGCCAGGGTGCGCAGGTCATCTCCGATGGGCTGCTGCAGGGAGATGAGATCCAGGGAGGACATTTCGACGTCGTGGGCCAGATCATCGGCCACGTCATCGCCCTCCACGACCCGGCGCGCCAATTCCCGGTCCTGGTCTTTTAAGGCCTGCAAGGCCTGATCCAGCTGGTCGGCAACATATTCTCCCATCCGCAGGATGTTTTGCTGCAAGTCCAGGAGGGCCCGGTCGTAGGCATTGAGGATTCGGTTCATCTGCTTCCCCCCGCAGGTCTTTACATATTCTTAACATCTATTATATGTTTATTACCCCGGAGATTAAAGGGAAGCGTCATAAAAACCGGGAGACAGATTTATGGCTGGCGTAACCGGCCGGCGGGAGCCAGGATCTTAGCCTCAATCAAATCCACCAATCCGGCGGCGTCGTCCAGGTCGTAACAGGGGGCGTCGATTACCAGGGGCTCGTCGGTGGCCACGGCCAGGAGTTCGTCCGCGGTGCAGAGGAGTTCTCCCCTTACCGCCTTCCGGTGCACCTCAATCTTGGGCTTATCCCCGCGCTTGTAGCCCTCGGTGATAATGAGGTCAACATTCTGGATGCGGCCGGCGATGGCATCCAGGGGCAGTTCTGCAGCCACCTTTTCAATAAAGGCTACCTTGGCCGGCGAGGAGATGACGACAACGTCGGCCCCGGCTTCGGCGTGACGCCAGGTATCCTTGCCGGGGCGGTCGATGTCAAAGCCATGGGTGTCGTGCTTGACGGTAGCCACCCGGTAGCCCCGCCGCTTTAATTCCGGCAGGAGCTTGATTAGCAGCGTCGTCTTGCCGACGTCGGATTTGCCGACTACGGAGATAACCGGGATGGTTGTTGGCATATGGAAACCTCCCCTTCCGCAAATATGGTTCTGCCAAAAATGGTGCCTTCTGATGGGGATATGTCCCCACCCATAACTGCCGACTATCTACGGTTTCGCGCAAGTATCTAACGCTTCGAACCGAGCAGCCTTTCACCGTTATCTGCCATCCCCTTGACAGCATGGCGGCTAGCCTGTAAGTAAAATCACCGTTACTGCTTCTCCCGGTGACGGGGTGCTACCCGGGGGTACGTCGATGAGGGCATTGGCGCCGATGGCGGCGCGGATGCCGCCCGGGCGGCGGGGTAAAGGTGTGGCCTCCCAGCCTGCCTCTGTAGCTTTGACCCGGGCCCAGATAAAGGCCCGTTCGGGCCGGGCTTTATCCAGGGCTGCCGCCAGGACCGCCGGAAAGACCACCGGCGCTGCTTCCCGGCCGCCCAGGGCCCGGATGGCCGGCACCGCCAGGAGATAACAGGCCACCAGGGCGGCCGGGGGATTGCCGGGGAGACCCAGGAGGAGTTTACCCCCCCGGCGGGCGGCTATGACGTGCCGGCCGGGGCGCATTGCTACCCCGGTGAAAAGGATCTCGCCTCCGGCAGCGGTAAAGGCCGCTGCCGTCAGGTCCCGGGCACTACCACCGGCTCCCCCGGTGGTCAAGAGCAGGTCGGCTTCTTCCAGGGCCCCCCGGTAAAGCCGGACCTGCTCCTCCAGGTCATCGGCCACCGGCCTCGGGGATAGCACCTGCCCCCCGGCAGCCGTGCCCGCCGCCGCCAGGGCAAAGAAATTACTATTATAAATCCGGGGTGCTTCCCCCTGCTCGCGGGCCGGGGCGCCGTTCAGGGCCAGGAGCTCGCTGCCGTTACTGACCAGGGCGATAACCGGCCGGCGATAGACGGTTACCTCCCCTAGGCCCAGGGCCGCCAGGAGACCCAACTCTGCCGGACCCAGGCAGGTACCGGCAGCCAGGACTTCTTCCCCGGCCCTTACCTCCGCCCCGGCCGGCTCCAGGTATTTACCTGCCGCCAGTAGCGGCGCCCGGATTAGCTCACCCCCGTCCTCCGCCAGTTCCCGGGGGATGATGGCCACCGCGCCCTCAGGAGGACGGGCGCCGGTAAAAATGGCCGCCGCCGTGCCGGGCCCCAGGCTCACTGCCGTACTACTGCCCGCCGCTACCGTGGCCACCACCCGGTAGGTAGGCCACTTAGCGTCCCTCTCCCTGGCAGCCTCGCCGCCCCGTTCAACCGGCGGTGGTCCCAAGGCGTAGCCGTCCACCAGGGAGCGGGGGAAGGGCGGGAAGGGCCGCGGGGCCAGCACCGGTTCTGCCAGGACCAGGCCCGCGGCCGCCGCCAGCTTTATTTTCACCTTCCCCGGCGGTTTTAACCCGCTCAAAAGTAGGCGTTGCGCCTCCTCCAGGTTTAAGGGCTTAACCATATCAGTTCTCCCCCCTGCCCCCAGGAGAACCCTTCCGCCCATCATCCTCTTCTTTCAATAGAATCTGGTGGGATGGGGGCTTACCCTTTAGACGGTACCGTGCCCGGGCCAGGTCGGCGGGGGTATTGATATTAAAAAAGACTTCCTCCGGGTCGTTAAAACCCCGGTCCTTCAGGCGGTCAACATCAATATAGCGTACCCGCACCCGGGGATAAAAGGCAAAGGCTTGGTATTCCCCTTTTTTAAGACAGGCTTCAATGGCCGGCAGGCAACCACGGGAATAGACGGCATGGAGGGGCTGCAGGTACTCACCCCGCCGGGGAACGACGGCGTCATAGCCCGGCGCCCGGCCCAGGAGGTAACTGATCAGGGCCGGGTCCAGGAAAGGCATGTCGCAGGCCACAATAAAATTATGCCAGTAAGGTGAAGCCAGGAGGCCGGCATGAAAGCCACTCAGGGGACCCCGGCCGGGAATGACATCCCGTACCAGACGGGCCCCTAAATCCCGGTACAACTCGGGGGTGTTAGTAACGACTATGATCTCGGCAAATAACGGCCGCAGAGCGGCTACCACCGTGGCCAGGAGGGACTTGTCCCGCAGGGGCAACAGGGCTTTGTTGGTGCCCATACGGGTACTCTTCCCGCCGGCCAGGACGATCCCCCCTGCCGGCGGCAGGTTAGCAGGCACCTTCCCGGTCACCCTTTTCCAGTTCTTGCTGCTCCTGATTATACTTAATCTACGCCAGTATTACAACACATATTATTCCGGCGAAAGGTGCAGGGCTTCCTTCTTCAGGGAGACCATAACCCGGCTGCCGGGGGCCAGGCGTTCCCGCTGGAAGACGTGGCGCGGCAGGAGCATCTCGATATCATAGGCATCGCCGGGGTTCAGCCGCAGAAAGACGCGGCAGGTATGGACTTCGGGCACTACAGCCGTCACCTCCACCGCAAAAACATTCTCCCGTACCGGCCGGCCCAAGCTCCGCCCGGGCCGAATCAGCATAACGTCCTCCGGCCGGATGCCGAAAACCACCCTTTGTCCTGGCTCCAGGGGGGCGTAGGGCATTTGCACCTGGAACTTCTCCCCGGCCACCTGCAGGATATCTCCTTCCCGGTCGGCGGCCAGGACCCGGCCGGTCCAGAGGTTGCGAAAGCCGACAAAACGGGCCACCCGCCGGTTGCCGGGGTGGTAAAAGACCTCTTCCCTGCTGCCTGTCTGGAGCAGGCGGCCGTTATCTAGGACGGCTATCCGGTCCCCCAGCATATAGGCCTCTTCCAGGTCGTGGGTCACCAGGATCATGGGGATGCGGAAGGAGCGGCGCACGGCCAGCAGGTCGTAACGCAGCCGCGCCCGGATCAGGTTGTCCAGGGCGGCAAAGGGCTCGTCCAGGAGGAGGAGCCGCGGCCGGTTGAAGAGGGCCCGGGCCAGGGCCACCCGCTGCTGCTGGCCGCCGGAGAGCTCCCCGGGCCGGCGCTGCGCCAGCCCCTGCAGGCGCAGGAGGGCCAGGAGCTCCTCCAGGCGCGCCGACCTTTCCCCGGGAGCCAGGCCGGCCGGCGCCCCGTAGGTGATATTATGGCCCACATCCAGGTGGGGAAAGAGGCCCGGATGCTGCAGGCAGTAACCGATACCGCGGTGGTAAGGGGGCAGGTTCACCCCTTTCCGCCCCTCTTCTCGTCGGAAAAAAACTACCTCGCCACAGGTGATGCAGCCGTAATCGGGGGTCACCAGGCCGGCGA
Proteins encoded in this region:
- a CDS encoding zinc-ribbon domain containing protein, with amino-acid sequence MYEDKTLTCRDCGGEFIFSASEQGFYAEKGFTNEPGRCPQCRAARKRNGNGFGRGDNRGPREMYKATCAACGAETEVPFHPRGDRPVYCRDCFSKNNNRY
- a CDS encoding STAS domain-containing protein, which produces MGRKTTKLAALRLGAVAGNERAAIFTALLDLNPWPAAILLDFSAVDYINSAGIAQLINLLRHARTRGGVLRARGLSEHYRKIFRMGVDGVH
- a CDS encoding AfsR/SARP family transcriptional regulator; the encoded protein is MAGLLGEPLLLAWCRQVTRLEGQLRGGPVPSANGEAVAGPRLYFRLLGEFAVRRGEEMLAVHTWPRRKAAAILQYLALQPHWRVPRDKLVELFWGEEAGANALHVTLHTLRRALNAGLETAPAYLTLHQGNIGLQPELVAGSDLQQFRACIQAARVHWGEDRQQALECCRQARSLYGGELLAGVAEEIWLTPLREGIHQMYLEALARLAAAATDRGGAAGSLALWLEILELDPGNEEALEQAMDLLARTGRKNRALECYQHYARYLATTLGVEPAPELQKLYQQLKQTGGGELDGPQDDQIGRAAPRRRRRQ
- a CDS encoding M24 family metallopeptidase, with amino-acid sequence MAKLEYIEYKNRLGRFQESLQALGLDGAIIYQATDLYYLTGTAQAGHFFVPAAGEPLLLAYRDYERAQEESAWQVRPLGSFKELPGLLRESGWASLRRLGLEMDVIPLNLFRRYEALLPGVQWADIGQILRRQRMVKTVAELEALRWSATRHAQVFHYIGNWIRPGMTELAIAAEFEGYARRLGHQGAKHFRGQEQGMGPGLVAAGANSARTSCFNLPLAGLGLSPLYPMGASQHVWEEGEPLLIDYAGVYGDYTVDQTRIYLGKEVPADLRRAQDVALEIAGRVAAAARPGVTAGELYDLAVTLAARAGLQEHFMGYGRQVTYIGHGVGLDLNEWPVLARGDRTVLAAGMAFALEPKFVFPGLGSVGVEDTYVVTAGGAEKLTY
- a CDS encoding YmaF family protein — protein: MPVPEATVSSNNFNYHQHVHDHSGKTSCEMGHAHMHPGVTGLPRAVNNSHEHILQGITTFDYGHTHSFYAITGPAIDLPGGMHTHYVYFETNEVDGHRHRVQDFVVPAAMR
- the speB gene encoding agmatinase; this encodes MLDAHAPGSTIEGFTRGQVFLASTDDFAAARAVLAGIPFDATTSFRPGTRWGPRAIRAVSEVLEEYSPYLQRELGEIPFYDAGDLDLPPGRVEAGLERMAAAAAALFAAGKKPFFLGGEHLVSYPLIRAAHRYYPELAVLHFDAHADLREEYLGERLSHATVMRLVAEEIGPGRLYQFGIRSGTWGEFAYAQEETNFFMDTMTSPLAKLVPELGQRPLYVTLDIDVVDPAYAPGTGTPEPGGCQPGEIFKAIQLLQDANVVAFDLVEVCPAYDRSDITAILAAKILREALLAWGGKNI
- the speE gene encoding polyamine aminopropyltransferase, translating into MRGIWFSELQTPDLAISVRLNRTLHHEKTPYQELAVVDTGAYGRMLLLDNIIQTTVKDEFFYHEMIAHVPLNTHPQPRTALVIGGGDGGVVREIVKHPSIEKVTLVEIDARVVANAREYLPEIACGLDDARVEIRFEDGIEHIRQRENTYDVIIVDSTDPIGPAVGLFSAEFYRNVFRALKPEGIFVAQTESPLFNSKLIRRIQRDLQEIFPIARLYLTTVPTYPGGLWSFSLGSKEYDPLRVDWRQAPQITTRYYTPAIHQAAFSLPPFVLEFLEAPEEEEF
- a CDS encoding Na/Pi cotransporter family protein — its product is MFFTVTTGLLGGLALFLYGMNLISTGLQKAAARQVQQLLGAVTRNRFYGMLAGLVVTIFLQTSAVTTVLLVGFVSAGLMSLGQALGVILGAAIGSTLTAQLIAFRLSDYALWAVVAGLIPYLAARRLRWRYLGQAILGFGLIFYGAALMGTAIAPLGTLPEFTTTLDRLAAHPWLMMVAASLFTAIVQGSAAPVVVAMTLAAQGSLALEPALALVLGANLGTTATALISSIALSREAKRVALAHFFFKLAGVLLFLPLLGLYAGLSRLTSPDIARQVANGHTLFNIINMLVFIPFTPLVGRLMERLLPNAPEEEKVAKYLDNSLLDLPELALAGVTQELLRMAGIIRQEMFPRVMQPLAQREVDLVEKLRRTDGILDYLYAAIARYLAHMNRDNLSEEQMIAQTQLLYIANDLEHIGDVTVEMARQWRKIENSGVEFSPEGQAELQEMFNKVQENFTAALEAFASNDRHLAALVIRGHPEILRLEKNLRYSHFQRLQRENRLSLETTSVHMDLINQLLRLNTHNVSIAQAVMGII
- the phoU gene encoding phosphate signaling complex protein PhoU; amino-acid sequence: MNRILNAYDRALLDLQQNILRMGEYVADQLDQALQALKDQDRELARRVVEGDDVADDLAHDVEMSSLDLISLQQPIGDDLRTLATVMRVSRELERIGDYAVNIAEVAGRLAKLGPYFKPLVDIPHMSNLARAMLRRSLQALVERNLEIAREVVAADDAVDRLFEALYDELVAYMKRGPEYVDQASYLALVARYLERIADHAVNVAEMVVYRETGRRRAFKEIQGPQKIIPPPGGASNG
- the mobB gene encoding molybdopterin-guanine dinucleotide biosynthesis protein B, which translates into the protein MPTTIPVISVVGKSDVGKTTLLIKLLPELKRRGYRVATVKHDTHGFDIDRPGKDTWRHAEAGADVVVISSPAKVAFIEKVAAELPLDAIAGRIQNVDLIITEGYKRGDKPKIEVHRKAVRGELLCTADELLAVATDEPLVIDAPCYDLDDAAGLVDLIEAKILAPAGRLRQP